From a single Acidobacteriota bacterium genomic region:
- the tldD gene encoding metalloprotease TldD (responsible for the proteolytic maturation of the E. coli pMccB17 plasmid-encoded microcin B17, an exported protein that targets the essential topoisomerase II DNA gyrase; degrades the E. coli plasmid F-encoded CcdA): MIPPRPFDHLTESDLAKVLEAARESGADFAEIFLERTSERSMRREDGALRGATASLQAGAGIRAVSGEGTGYAYVCQPDLAGMIAAARRAGRISGRGGGGEAVLSPLALRREGGSLAAPGASIEPQAADIATRSALLEEIDLLARRSDPRVSEVSCSIHEEGRSILVANSDGVRAADQQILSGVSATVYVRAGGRTERGSAGGGGREHLETLVAGRLAPEAVAAEAVRRAVVLLDAVEAPTGEWPVVVGNGWGGVLLHEAVGHGFEADFVRRGTSVYTGRMGLKVASPLCTVVDDARVAGRRGSYRIDDEGTPSQRTPLIEKGILVGYLHDLVSARALGRAPTGNGRRHSFRTPPIPRQSNIFLEAGGDSAAEILRSVRRGLYAKNLGGGQVDIVNGNFVFQVTEGYLIEDGRVTAPVIGASLIGVGHEALSRVTRVGADFEFDPGVGTCGKDGQSQPVGVGQPTVLVSAMTVGGTRL; this comes from the coding sequence TTGATCCCCCCCAGGCCCTTCGATCACCTCACGGAATCCGATCTGGCGAAAGTCCTCGAGGCCGCCCGCGAATCGGGGGCGGACTTCGCGGAGATCTTCCTCGAGCGAACCTCGGAGCGCTCGATGCGCCGGGAGGACGGCGCGCTGCGCGGCGCGACCGCCTCGCTTCAGGCGGGGGCGGGGATCCGCGCCGTCTCGGGGGAGGGGACGGGGTACGCGTACGTCTGCCAGCCCGATCTCGCCGGGATGATCGCGGCCGCGCGCCGCGCCGGGCGCATCTCCGGCCGGGGGGGAGGCGGGGAGGCGGTCCTGTCCCCGCTCGCGCTGCGCCGCGAGGGAGGCTCGCTCGCAGCGCCGGGAGCATCGATCGAGCCGCAGGCCGCCGACATCGCGACGCGGTCCGCCCTTCTCGAGGAGATCGACCTCCTCGCGCGCCGGAGCGATCCGCGCGTGTCGGAGGTCAGCTGCTCGATCCACGAGGAGGGCAGGTCGATCCTCGTGGCGAACTCCGACGGGGTGCGGGCGGCGGATCAACAGATTCTGTCGGGAGTCTCCGCGACCGTCTACGTCCGCGCCGGCGGCCGCACAGAGCGCGGCAGCGCGGGCGGCGGCGGGAGGGAGCACCTCGAGACGCTCGTCGCCGGCCGGCTGGCCCCGGAGGCGGTCGCCGCGGAGGCGGTCCGGCGCGCGGTGGTCCTCCTCGATGCGGTCGAGGCGCCGACGGGGGAGTGGCCGGTCGTCGTCGGGAACGGCTGGGGCGGAGTCCTCCTGCACGAGGCGGTCGGCCACGGCTTCGAGGCGGATTTCGTGCGGCGCGGGACCTCGGTCTACACGGGGCGCATGGGCCTCAAGGTCGCGTCGCCACTGTGCACCGTCGTGGACGATGCGCGCGTCGCGGGCCGGCGCGGGAGCTACCGCATCGATGACGAGGGGACGCCGTCGCAGCGCACTCCGCTGATCGAGAAGGGGATCCTCGTCGGATACCTGCACGATCTCGTCTCGGCGCGCGCGCTCGGGAGAGCCCCCACCGGAAACGGCCGCCGGCATTCGTTCCGGACCCCGCCGATACCGAGGCAGAGCAACATCTTTCTCGAGGCCGGCGGGGACTCCGCCGCGGAGATCCTGCGCTCGGTGCGCCGCGGGCTGTACGCGAAGAACCTCGGCGGCGGGCAGGTGGACATCGTGAACGGCAACTTCGTGTTCCAGGTCACCGAGGGGTACCTGATCGAGGACGGGCGCGTCACGGCTCCGGTCATCGGGGCGTCTCTCATCGGCGTCGGGCACGAGGCCCTCTCGCGCGTGACGCGCGTCGGCGCCGATTTCGAGTTCGATCCAGGGGTCGGGACCTGCGGCAAGGACGGCCAGAGCCAGCCGGTCGGCGTGGGGCAGCCGACCGTGCTCGTCTCCGCGATGACCGTCGGAGGGACGCGCCTTTGA